A stretch of the Roseofilum reptotaenium CS-1145 genome encodes the following:
- the hemJ gene encoding protoporphyrinogen oxidase HemJ, with the protein MAYFWFKAFHLIGVVVWFAGLFYLVRLFVYHAEASERDEPAQTILKAQYEIMEKRLYHIITMPGMAVTVAMAIGLISTEPEILKSGWLHIKLALVTVLLGYHFYCGRIMKRLASGECNWTGQQFRALNEAPTVLLVVIVLLAVFKGSLPLDLTTWLIFGLVVSMVAAIQLYAKKRRQDKEKMLERIEQQTSASSAS; encoded by the coding sequence ATGGCTTATTTTTGGTTTAAAGCATTTCACCTGATCGGTGTAGTGGTCTGGTTTGCAGGCTTGTTTTATTTAGTTCGTCTCTTTGTTTACCATGCTGAAGCCTCAGAACGAGATGAGCCGGCACAAACCATTCTCAAGGCGCAATATGAAATTATGGAAAAGCGCCTCTATCATATTATTACCATGCCTGGAATGGCCGTTACAGTGGCAATGGCGATTGGTTTGATCTCTACAGAACCGGAAATTTTAAAGTCGGGTTGGCTACATATTAAACTAGCTCTGGTTACTGTATTACTGGGGTATCATTTCTATTGTGGACGCATTATGAAACGGTTAGCATCTGGTGAATGCAACTGGACAGGTCAACAATTTCGCGCCTTAAATGAAGCCCCAACAGTATTGTTAGTTGTTATCGTTCTTTTGGCTGTATTTAAGGGTAGTTTGCCTTTAGATTTAACAACATGGTTAATTTTTGGGCTTGTTGTTTCGATGGTAGCTGCGATTCAACTTTATGCGAAGAAACGTCGTCAAGATAAGGAAAAAATGTTGGAACGTATTGAACAACAAACATCGGCTTCATCAGCAAGTTAA
- a CDS encoding L,D-transpeptidase family protein produces the protein MANVEYFEPLHSSPDYSQLLNYNWTILDILNTGTIDTSKTSILIEKSQGTLTLYYDRQPIKSYPVVLGGNPTGDKLREGDLKTPEGIFKVRDMYPHSDWSKFIWLDYPNANSWRKHLQAKQQGIIPVSATIGGEIGIHGVPSGRDDLIDRKNNWTLGCISLKNQDVDELYGAIQPGTTVEIIQ, from the coding sequence TTGGCTAATGTAGAATATTTTGAACCTCTGCATTCGAGTCCTGATTATAGTCAATTATTAAACTATAATTGGACTATTTTAGATATTCTTAATACTGGAACAATCGACACGAGTAAAACCTCAATTCTTATTGAGAAATCTCAAGGAACTCTGACCCTTTATTACGATCGCCAACCCATTAAATCCTATCCCGTTGTTTTGGGAGGTAATCCGACTGGAGATAAGCTTCGAGAAGGCGATCTCAAAACTCCTGAAGGCATTTTTAAGGTACGAGATATGTATCCTCATTCGGATTGGTCTAAATTCATTTGGTTAGATTATCCTAATGCTAACTCTTGGCGCAAACATTTACAAGCGAAACAACAAGGAATTATCCCAGTTAGCGCCACAATTGGCGGAGAAATTGGTATTCATGGTGTGCCATCAGGCCGTGATGATCTCATCGATCGCAAAAATAATTGGACCTTAGGTTGCATTTCCCTGAAAAACCAAGATGTTGATGAACTATATGGTGCAATCCAGCCTGGAACGACAGTAGAGATCATACAGTAA